In Juglans regia cultivar Chandler chromosome 13, Walnut 2.0, whole genome shotgun sequence, the DNA window tacacccctagttgtaATAGGTCCGATTTgatctaattttaaataaaatttgagaccgaattaatatatactaattttatatttttaagaattaattttGTACTCATTATTCTCCTAAATCGATATTTTCGATTTCACCGATTCCGATCCGGTTTGAttcgatttttcagttttaatatattatattatatattatataatatacataatagtatattataatatataatattatagtgataatatattgtaatatattataatatatattataattatattgtagactatagtgatatattacattataaactatagtgatatattatagtatatattataatatatagttatatagtgTTAGTATAACAAATAagacaatagactatagtgacataagattttaaattttaatattatatgaattagtaatttatcatataatacaaaactattttatatataattatatattatatataaaaaattatatacaatataaaaaattataatatatatatgaactggtccagttttaaaaaaagaaaaatcaaaaccgGATCGATTTTGAtcgattttaagaaaaataaaataagtactgGATTGAACCAAACTCGGTACAGGATCAAACCCACTGGTTCGATCCGATTCGATCCGTTTACCAGTTTACCTTTTTTTTGCACACCTATTTAAATgggataaataattttttttatccttaaatTAATCGATTTTACGTTATAAGctaatgaaatttatatattgcatttttaaattatctaaacaaaaatattacagttacacataaatttcataaaagtgaACTAATAAACTGACATAAGTTTATGTGATATGTTgaatctatttataataaaattaattttacaatctaatatacaaTATCAATCTATATCAAtttgtgtgtttatttttataaaaaaaaaattgtaattaaaacatttctcttatttaaaattacttaattTCCATCCCAACACTAAAATGtgtagtctatatatatatatatatatatatatatatatatattttataagaacaATCATCTTTAGTCGAGATCAACAATTACAGACATTTGTCAAGCCAAATGGCTTGAGGAAGAAAGTCTAGGATAcaatctcatcacatctcaataCTATCAACCCTCCAAGCATTACGAGCAAGTTTATGAGCTGTCATATTCTCCTCTCTATACACATGATTTAAAGAACAACTACCAAAACAACATTTCAACCACTATACTCCTGCAAACAGAATCCCAAGGATGGAGTCCACCATATTATTTTGCTATAAAGATTGCACTAGCAACAAACAATAACTTTCAACTAGTATATTCGAAATACCCATAGTGGAACATAATTGAAGACCACGAAAAACTGTCGACAGTTTAATAGCCTCTGGATCTTCAACTTCACTTTCAATTTTACTAGCAGTCATTACCACATTTCCTAATGCATCTCTAAGAATGACTCCTACCCTAGCTTTTTGAAGATCACCAAACTTAGCTCTATATGTGTTGAGCTTGAGCACGCCAGCTGGAGGAGGCTTCCAACTAAGATGATTTTTGAGCTGTACTTGTGCTTTTATTGAAACTGCTTTGAAGCTATGTAGACGACCCAAAGCATGATTGGTCACATGGTTAGGGCTCAACCTAATcttatcaaattttaacttatttctCTTATACCAGAACCTCCatgcaagacaaaaaaaatagagcCAAATTGTTGGAATCCTTACCCTCAATAAACTGCATAGTAAGATCAATAACATTTAGGAAAGTCTTCTGAATTAAAGAAGGGAATAACTGTTTCCATAAATCTTAGAGCTGACTATAAGAGAaaacaacatgaagaaaatCCTCTATTAGATGCAAACAGAAACTACAATGTGTTTCATTAATCACATGCTTCTTTACCAAATTATCCTTTGAAGGTAGAGTCTTTGTACAAGCACGCCAAGCAAACACTCTGATCTTGTTAGGCATTTGCATCTTTCACAAAGTTTTCCATAACCTCTGATGCCTACCCATAGAAGAAGATTGTATTAGTCCCCCGTTgagaaagaataaatttataacagCTTTTAACAGAGAAAAGTCAACTCCTCTCATGGCTCCATATCCATTTATCTGATGTTTCTCTAGGATAAATCATCACTTTCATAATATCTGTAACTATGATTGGATTGAAGAGAATTATAAGCTTTTGAAGGTTCCACCACCCTATTTCCTTATCTATAATAGAAGCCACAAAATTCCCCATGTTATGTATTTGCAACCCCAGTACTTGATCCAAGGACTTATGCACTGGAACCCATTGTTCAATCCACAAATGTGCAACTTTCTTATCTCTAATCCTCCATCTACATCTATTCCTCAACTTTTTCTTAACCTCCCAAATACTCCTCCAAGTATATGATGGACAATTGCCCAAACTAGATTCCATAAAATTAGACTTGGAAAAGTACCTAGCCTTGAGGAGTTTATGTAAAACCGAACTATCATTCTGCAATAACCTCCAGCCTTACTTTGCAAGAAGAGCAAGGTTAAAGGTTCTAAGATCCTTGAAGTCCATACCTCCTTTAGACTTCCTTTCACACGTATTTATCTAACTAACCAAATGAATCCTCATTTCCTCCTTTTTTGCCCCCACCAAAATTTAGACATTAAACCTTCAATTCTAAACAAAAACTAGTAGGCAAAAGAAAACAACTCATGGAAGAAGTTGGAATAGATAAAGCcacaacttttaataaaatctccTTACCCTATTGAGATAACAGTTTTTCATTCTCTTTGTAATTTTTGCCATACCCTTTGCTTAATAGATTGAAAAGTCCGAGATTTTGATCTACCAATTATTGGTGGCAACCCCCAAGGTACTTCTCGTATTGCTGAGTTTCACTATTACCCCATAACAAACGAATTTCCTCTATAACATCAATACCCACATTGCTACTAAATATCATAgatgttttctctttattaatcttcTGCCCTGACACACCCTTATAAGCATCTAACACAGCTTGAACTCTTATATTTTCCTCCACCTCAGCCTTACAAAAAATAACACTATCATCcacaaaaaatagatgattaaTGTTAGGAGCACCTCTACAAATTTTTATCCTAGAAATTTCCTTCCTTATACCTACTACATTTAATAAGGATGTAAGCCCTTCAGTACATAGAAATAAGAGATAAGGGGATAATggatctccttgcctcaaaccCTTACTAGGAATGACTGGCCCTTTTGGTTCTCCATTAACTAACATAGAAAATGAGACAGATTGAACACAAAGCATCACCAAAGAAGTAAAACCAGGATGAAAACCCATCGCTTGCATCACCTTGTTGAGAAAACTCCACTCTACCTTATAgtaggccttgctcatatctaattttaatgACATATACCCTTGTTTCCCCTTCTTCTTatgctttaaaaaatgcacaaattcATATGCTATAAGCATATTGTCTGTAATTAAACAGCCAAGAACAAAGACACTTTGACTCTCCCCAATTACACTAGGTAATATACCTTTCAATCGATTGGAAATGACCTTAATAATCAATTTATAGGccacattacacaaactaatggGCCTATAATCAGCAACAGAAGCAGgatattttttctttggaaCAAGGGTAATATATGTATGGTTAAGAGATTGAGGAAAAGCACCTGAGTTTAGAGCTTGTAGCACTGCTTCAATTACAGATTTGCCCACCACATGccaatgtttttgaaaaaatactgGGGACATCCCATTAAGACTAGGAGTTTTTGATGGATTCATTGCTGATAAAGCCAACAAGACTACTGCTTCTATATAACCCTTACTAAGATCTTCATTCATAGCAGATGTAACTCTTCTAGCTAGAGATTCTAGAAAATCAGTAGCACTATTTGGATTTGagctcttaaaaatattttcaaagtaatttaaaataaccCTATCTCTCTGCTCACCAAACTGTCAAACCACTTCCTCATCTTTTAACTTTACCAATCTATTCTTTCTCCTTCTCTGAGAAGCCTCCATATGGAAATACTTGAAATTTTTGTCACCTTCTTTTAATCATAATGCTTTCAACCTTTGCCTTCACGTTACCTCGTCAGTTTCCATCCATTTTTTCACTTTCTCTCAAGCCTTATTATGATCTGTTGTGAATTCCCTCACTGGATCAGTGACATGCAGCTGCTCCATATTTTGTATTGCCATATTTAATTGCTTCTATACATTGCCAAAACAATGTCTATTCCAACTATCTAGTTGAGTCCCACAATCCTTTATCATACCCATAACATCTACCATGTTATTCCCATCCACACTTCTCCTCCAAGTTGTCTTGATAATATCCTCACAAGCTTGCTCCCCTACTCACATTTGTTCAAACTTAAACTTCCTTCTAGATCGAGTATGACCCCACCCCCCCTCCCTCAGTGTTAACCCATAGTGGAACGTGGTCAGAATAAGCCACCAAGCCATGCATAACAGAGGCATTTGGAAACTTATCCCACCACTGCATATTCACCAATACTCTATCCAATCTCTCACAAATACAATGAGACCCTCCCCTCCTATTACTCCATGTAAACTTGTTACCCCTGAATCCCATATCCCTCAAGGCACAATCATTAACCACATCCCTAAAAGCAGCAATTTGCCAATCTGGCCATGGACTTCCTCCCCATTTCTCATGATgatgcaaaatttaattaaaatctcCTACCACCATCCAAAATTCTCCATTTTGTCTACCAAATGTTCTTAACAAATCCCACGTTCTAGATCTTTGACTAACTTCAAAAATTCCACAAATACCTGTCAAGAACCAAGACCTTTTTTCAAGACTAACGATAGGTTTATTACTctcttattactattttactattttataatgtatttgaatttttatttttttattattttttaaatatttttaaacatccttaatcattaagatgTCTGGTCTATTTAAGTGTGTTTGCATGTtaagattatttcaaatcatctgtaaataataatgaaataatttatgaatagtttgaaaataataatatactgtttgtaaataataatgaaatggtttgagatggtctcaacaaccaaacacatcCTAATTATCTCGATTTGAATAAAGATGGAATCATATATGTTAATTGTCACGTTGAGATAACTATTTGGATTAGAACCTCACCTCACATCAACTTatcttcttattataatttttttaaattcatatacaaaatataataaataatttaatttttttaaatcttaaaataataataatattaaaaataatattctaataatattttattttattatttataattcatcttaatttatctctaaattcaaacgattctaaagattaaaaaaaaaaaatagaaagaataaaaattgtCCAATATACACAAAAATCTATAAAACTTTTCACCAAGAGTAGCACTAGCGTGCCGCTGGCAGCGGTAAGCTGCAAGTGACCGCTAGTGCAaaactaatgtttttttttttaatcaatttttttatttatattttttattatttttaaatattttaaaaaaataaaaaaaattgtatcaatatatctaaaattatttttttaatcattaaataaataaataatttaacaagcAGTCTGTATGATTGCGACGACAGACTAACTTTATTCTTTCATATAAAGTACGCAtgaaatcatataattttataaatttgtttggataagGAGTACTCTTACCGCTTAGCATACTgttcagtaatttttttttatatatattaatacatttaaatacttttaaaaaataaaaaaaatatatcaatatatttaaaattatttatttaattattaaataaataaaaaaatttgaccagCGGTCACAATGGGGCGGCATATTAGTTTTACTCTTGGATAAATTTAACAGTTTTGGAGGAATAAGGGCACAACTGAAAATTACGGCCAAACAATTGGCAAAATGCTGCAAAGCTTGCCCTAAGCCAGAATTCTTTTAGGTCCTCCGCTTTGCTTTTGTAGCCCGAGTCTTCTTCCTAAACTCTATCTTCGATCGCCTCACAAGGTAACACTACTCCTCTTCTATTTCTTCCTCTTGTAAAGTATCTTCTGCTTCCCTTAGTTTTCCCCTGTGAATATGTTCCTTTTCCCAAACTTTCGCTGTCAATTTTTTGATTTCGTTGGTTGTGAGTATTAGCTAATATCGGATTTCGGTCGCACAGGCCGTTTGCTCTATCggatttcaaatattatattcttcgGTTAAGGTTATTGTATCTAGACTGGAATTAtttaatctttttccttttccctatatattcttatatttGTTGTGTTTAGTAATTTCTGCTCGATTTAGAATTAagtttctgttttctttgttAATTCCGAGTGAGATTTTGATCTCTTTCATGCTTCGTTCTTTTTATTAAAGCAAAACCACTAAAATAGATGGTATTTAGATATGAAGTTTCTCTTGTCaatttgaattttgttgttATCTATATTCTTAGCAACCAAACAGAGGATTAGACTGTCTTGTTTCACGGCCACCTAAGCTTTAGTTTGGAGCGGTTGCAAACTTTTCCTCTAAATGTGAAACTAGAGAAAGGGAGGAGGAGCGGTTGTGGTTGTTGTTGTGAagaaattatttctttcttgtttgaTGAATTTCACAGTTTACATTGAATTTCACAATTATCCCTGTTTGGATTTAATTCCCTCActgaatttaaattttcacagaTCTCATCTTTGgaattacttttttctttttttacaaatatcTTTGGCATTACTGGAACAAAAGCATAGTGTCTTAACTCATGAATAAGAatcactcaatttttttattagtttcgaGGAACTTATTGGAGTTGACAAAAGTTGTCTAATACTTCCTATGTATCTGGGCTATGCCTTTTATGCTTTTTGTTACAAAAAAAGCAGCTGTCTATTACCATATTAGATGCTTGAGCACGTATTCAATTTGCATGATAACCCCTGCTTCTAAATTTGACATTTCCTTTTGTTGTGGATGggcacacaaacacacacacggAGAGAAGCatgatattttttcttggtGGTTAAATTTATTGCTGATGTATCTATTGAAGGCATAAGAGGAATCTGACTCGACTGATGTTTGAGCAGGCAAGTAAGAAGCAAGAGCTTATTCATTTCCTGCCACCATGTCCTTGAACAAAGGAATGAGGTCCTGTGCAAAGTTGTTGATGTCCTCAGAAGCATTTCTGTCGAAATCAGGTTAGTTTgatgcactttttttttcccttctaaaGCATCTGGTATTCCCCTCTTCCCCATGCAATTTATGGCACCTGCCTCTTATGTTATGGTTaagtacatgcataatattatacttgagatgacaattttttttttttttttataagtaaagagatggcaatatttttttttttttgataagtaagagatgGCAATATTTGAAAGGTAAAAAACTATCAGTTattcacattttcatttttcatgaggcttattatatatttcaaggTTTTAAATAATGCTAGTTAATCAGAACcagaaataaatttcattgaaatccgGTATGCTATCATGGTTTGCAGAAATGTTAATGTGCAAAAACATTCTTCATGGTGAGGCAAAACTGAGGTCTAAGAGATGCATGCTAGCAGTTTTCTAGAAATGTTTTTGCAAATTCATACAATTTCGGTATTGCACCTATGATGTGCATGATAAGTCTTTGAGTTTATTAAGTGTCTACAAGTTAGAGATACTAGCCACTTCCAGTAATATATGCTTCAAATTTCTATTTATTCCTGATGTTTTAAAACTTTTGATCCAAGACTGATGCAAGTTTAGTCAGCGATTCTGAATTTTGTGAAGCTATCATTTgtagttttcttaaaaagatTTGAAACCATGTTGTTAGAGAAttgaatataaaagaaatattaagtGTGGTATGATATGATAGACTTTACTTCGTTTAACTTGCAATCTATTGTGGATTGTTCTGTCAAGTTTTATTCTTTTCGTTTGTTTGAAAGATATCTTGGTTTTCATGGCTTGTTGTCAAATATCAAACTCTGACTGCTTGCCCAAGCCCCTAAACAAGAATAATGACCTCTTTTTTCCTACCAGCAAAGAGGGGGTTTCACTCGACTGAGGTGAAGAGAATGGGAGGACATGGTCACGATGAGCCTTACTATCTGCATGCCAAACACATGTATAACTTGGACAGGATGAAACACCAGAAGTTGACAATGAGCCTTGCTGTGTTAACTGCCTTCAGCATTGGTGTGGCTGTCCCAGTTTATGCTGTTATATTCCAGCAAAGGAAAACAGTTTCTGGTTGAGTATCCTGCTTTCTTACAGCAATAAGATTATGCAGTATTCCTGTCATTTGGCTTGGTTTCGTTTTGTGTTTGGAAATTGTCACATTGCTTCTTGTTCCATCACTCAGTGGATGACCGTTTTCCATGTGAATTACATGGCCGTAGACCATTCTGCTTATTTCTGTTGATCACATGATGTGGATGttttttcatcatcttaatCACCCCTTCTGTATTTCAGGGTGCCTCCTAGTAAAGAGAAGGTACATTTGctattcaatttaaaacatgaaTAAATGTTCTAGACTTTTGGGACATTTGCCCTTCTAAACTATAATGTTTTTTAGTTGCTTTTCAGACAATCAAACATTATTTCACGCTCCAAATTATCACTTTTTGACAATTTGTAACATGTATCTTATTTTTCAGCAATCTCAAGT includes these proteins:
- the LOC109016977 gene encoding uncharacterized protein LOC109016977, which translates into the protein MSLNKGMRSCAKLLMSSEAFLSKSAKRGFHSTEVKRMGGHGHDEPYYLHAKHMYNLDRMKHQKLTMSLAVLTAFSIGVAVPVYAVIFQQRKTVSG